In Trichoderma asperellum chromosome 1, complete sequence, a single window of DNA contains:
- a CDS encoding uncharacterized protein (EggNog:ENOG41), with protein MAANGDVSVPRSESPTGSPRSASISLQAAAAMNAGLQREPSRRSSNSSLPRGFSSPSSGRRRSTILMNLQLNDPSVPAPGEMFQDPIRASPQPIAGAALPPDASRHHRTPSLGELHQELEAEQEGHVNRLLNMIRQQQLELQRLQASHPQAVAADEAAASSERAPRSLPVPINTQSPTGNHIPSASSSSFSRSPIFPHHRNSMEMARADMQRRSRTPSRNASPRLRATSISAESGDWSLFRDESAFYQAETQMLTRENQMLRHRIRELEKQVNDLSSNSPVPNEPSVSSNLTRSSTSAEEVEPAPRAA; from the exons ATGGCGGCCAACGGTGACGTCTCCGTGCCCCGCTCCGAGTCCCCCACTGGGTCGCCTCGATCCGCTTCCATTTCCCTACAGGCGGCCGCGGCTATGAACGCCGGACTCCAACGAGAACCTTCACGCA GATCCTCCAACAGCTCCCTCCCACgcggcttctcttctccttcctccGGACGGCGACGATCAACCATCCTCATGAACCTCCAGCTAAACGACCCGTCGGTGCCCGCGCCGGGCGAGATGTTTCAAGACCCCATACGAGCGAGCCCGCAGCCCATCGCCGGCGCTGCCCTGCCGCCAGACGCGAGCCGACACCACAGAACTCCAAGCTTGGGCGAGCTTCATCAGGAGCTTGAGGCAGAGCAGGAGGGCCACGTC AACCGACTGCTAAACATGATccggcaacaacaactggAGCTTCAGCGCCTTCAAGCAAGCCACCCGCAAGCAGTAGCTGCAGACGAAGCTGCCGCAAGCTCCGAGAGAGCACCCCGATCGCTCCCCGTCCCCATCAACACCCAGTCTCCAACCGGCAACCACATCCCGTCAGcgtccagctcctcctttTCCCGATCGCCAATCTTCCCCCACCATCGAAACTCCATGGAGATGGCCCGCGCCGACATGCAGCGCCGGTCCAGGACGCCGAGCAGAAACGCCTCCCCTCGCTTGCGGGCGACTTCCATCAGCGCCGAGAGTGGGGATTGGTCTCTGTTCCGTGACGAGAGCGCCTTCTATCAGGCCGAGACGCAGATGTTGACCCGCGAGAACCAGATGCTCCGGCATCGGATTCGTGAATTGG AAAAACAAGTCAACGACTTATCATCCAACTCTCCAGTACCAAACGAACCTTCGGTATCTTCTAATCTCACTCGATCATCAACCTCTGCTGAAGAGGTCGAGCCTGCACCCAGAGCAGCGTAG
- a CDS encoding uncharacterized protein (EggNog:ENOG41), giving the protein MNLQLNDPSVPAPGEMFQDPIRASPQPIAGAALPPDASRHHRTPSLGELHQELEAEQEGHVNRLLNMIRQQQLELQRLQASHPQAVAADEAAASSERAPRSLPVPINTQSPTGNHIPSASSSSFSRSPIFPHHRNSMEMARADMQRRSRTPSRNASPRLRATSISAESGDWSLFRDESAFYQAETQMLTRENQMLRHRIRELEKQVNDLSSNSPVPNEPSVSSNLTRSSTSAEEVEPAPRAA; this is encoded by the exons ATGAACCTCCAGCTAAACGACCCGTCGGTGCCCGCGCCGGGCGAGATGTTTCAAGACCCCATACGAGCGAGCCCGCAGCCCATCGCCGGCGCTGCCCTGCCGCCAGACGCGAGCCGACACCACAGAACTCCAAGCTTGGGCGAGCTTCATCAGGAGCTTGAGGCAGAGCAGGAGGGCCACGTC AACCGACTGCTAAACATGATccggcaacaacaactggAGCTTCAGCGCCTTCAAGCAAGCCACCCGCAAGCAGTAGCTGCAGACGAAGCTGCCGCAAGCTCCGAGAGAGCACCCCGATCGCTCCCCGTCCCCATCAACACCCAGTCTCCAACCGGCAACCACATCCCGTCAGcgtccagctcctcctttTCCCGATCGCCAATCTTCCCCCACCATCGAAACTCCATGGAGATGGCCCGCGCCGACATGCAGCGCCGGTCCAGGACGCCGAGCAGAAACGCCTCCCCTCGCTTGCGGGCGACTTCCATCAGCGCCGAGAGTGGGGATTGGTCTCTGTTCCGTGACGAGAGCGCCTTCTATCAGGCCGAGACGCAGATGTTGACCCGCGAGAACCAGATGCTCCGGCATCGGATTCGTGAATTGG AAAAACAAGTCAACGACTTATCATCCAACTCTCCAGTACCAAACGAACCTTCGGTATCTTCTAATCTCACTCGATCATCAACCTCTGCTGAAGAGGTCGAGCCTGCACCCAGAGCAGCGTAG
- a CDS encoding uncharacterized protein (EggNog:ENOG41), whose translation MCDSHSDKYQVVDDVPYQLGRPMPDVNIVFNNKLPNCPGKSAVGLLVDFPPNSSTPPHTHAGASVSVVVLKGTVLNKMNDGPTYVIPTGGTFFEAPGCHHVTSDNFSTTEPAQILATMVVDTKIVEEGGVAALVVIDPEYVEAMKAQGSGK comes from the exons ATGTGCGACTCACACTCTGACAAATACCAAGTCGTCGACGACGTGCCATACCAGCTAGG CCGTCCTATGCCCGACGTCAACATCGTCTTCAACAACAAGCTGCCCAATTGCCCCGGAAAGTCAGCCGTCGGCCTCCTGGTTGACTTCCCGCCAAACTCATCAACACCGCCTCACACCCATGCCGGCGCCAGCGTctccgtcgtcgtcctcaagGGCACCGTGCTCAACAAGATGAACGACGGACCGACATATGTGATTCCCACGGGCGGCACTTTCTTCGAGGCTCCTGGATGCCATCACGTAACCAGCGACAACTTCAGCACCACGGAGCCGGCACAGATCCTCGCAACAATGGTTGTCGATACGAAAATTGTGGAAGAGGGCGGcgtggcggcgctggtggtgatTGACCCCGAGTATGTCGAGGCCATGAAGGCCCAGGGATCCGGAAAATAG